The nucleotide sequence AGATCGGCAGGATCATGAACGGCAGGTAGGCGTAGACGAGGCCGATGACGACCGCCGTGGGCGTGTACAGGAGGTTGAACGGCCCGAGGTTCAGGTTCATCGCCTGGACCAGGCTGTTGAGCAGGCCCTCCTGCTTGAGGATGGTGATCCAGGCGTACGTGCGGATGAGGAAGCTGGTCCAGAACGGCACCATCACGAGCAGCAGGAGCCGGTTGCGGAGCGCCTCCCCTGCCCGCGCCATGTAATAGGCGACCGGGTAGCCCACCACGGCGCAGATGATGGTCGTGATCCCGGCGTAGAGGATCGAGCGCCAGAAGATACGCAGGTAGACCGGGTCGAACACCCGCTCGAAATTGCGCCAGGTGAACGAATACACCACGCCGCCGATCTCGTCGCGCTCGCAAAAGCTGTACACCAGCAGGATCAGCCCGGGCACGACCACGAACAGGAGCAGCCACAGCACCATGGGCATGAGCAGAGCCCACGCCTTCCAGCCCGGCCGGTTATGGTCGGAGACGCCGGGGGTGGCGGGGGTCAGGGCGTGCATCAAGGCAAGGAGGGGAGGGTTGGAGGATGAGAGGGTGTGAGGTCTGGCAATCCTCAGGTTTCACACCCTCACCTCCTCAGCTTTCGCATTCCCTCACTGCGCGCTCTTCAGGTCCGTCATGAGCTGGTCGATCTCGGCGGCCGCCTTGCCGATGTCGCGGAAGGTTTCGAGCTTCGGCGAGCCGGTCGGGTAGCTGGCGGGGTTGGCCTGCTCCTCGGGTGTGAGCAGCTTGCGGGCCTCGAGGTTCGGATTGGTGTAGGGGAAGTTCTCGGAGACGATCTTGGAGACCTCGGGCTTGAGGATGTAGTTGATGAAGGCGTGGGCGGCGTCCTTGTGCGGGGCATCGGCCGGGATGGCGAAGATGTCGATGAAACGGTGCGCGCCCTCGGCGGGCAGCACGTACTTGAATTTCTGGTCCTCCTTCCAGAGGAGCGCGGCCTCGCCGCTCCAGACGATGCCGATGTCCACGTCGCCGTTGAGCAGGGCGGTCTTGGGGCTGCCGGAATCGAAGACCTTCACCAGCTTGACCCACTCGGAGACGAGGGGGCGGACCTTGGCCAGGCTGGTGGGATTGATTTCATTGACCGGCAGGCCGGAGGCGTAGAGGGCCCAGGTGACGATCTCGCGGTTGTCATCCAGGACAACGAGGCGGTTCTTGAACTTGGCCTGGAAGACATCCTTGTACCCCTTGATGTCGTCCTTCACCACGGCGGTGTTCACGACAATGC is from Lacunisphaera limnophila and encodes:
- a CDS encoding ABC transporter permease, whose product is MHALTPATPGVSDHNRPGWKAWALLMPMVLWLLLFVVVPGLILLVYSFCERDEIGGVVYSFTWRNFERVFDPVYLRIFWRSILYAGITTIICAVVGYPVAYYMARAGEALRNRLLLLVMVPFWTSFLIRTYAWITILKQEGLLNSLVQAMNLNLGPFNLLYTPTAVVIGLVYAYLPFMILPIYGSAEKLDNSLIEAAYDLGAGPVRAFSSVIVPLTMPGIAAGTLLVFVPAIGMFAITDLMGGAKVPMIGNVIQNQFLQARDWPFGAALGVIFMLMFVLTYVILQRRGSRAA
- a CDS encoding polyamine ABC transporter substrate-binding protein produces the protein MKTPKKLLLALALLAGSTGVQAAELNLFGWSEYVPQDVLDGFTKETGITVNFETYASNEEMLSKLVAGGGNYDLVQPSEYAAELMIRRNMLAKLDKAKLPNFKNLSPEFLGQVHDPKDEYTVPYMSGTVGIVVNTAVVKDDIKGYKDVFQAKFKNRLVVLDDNREIVTWALYASGLPVNEINPTSLAKVRPLVSEWVKLVKVFDSGSPKTALLNGDVDIGIVWSGEAALLWKEDQKFKYVLPAEGAHRFIDIFAIPADAPHKDAAHAFINYILKPEVSKIVSENFPYTNPNLEARKLLTPEEQANPASYPTGSPKLETFRDIGKAAAEIDQLMTDLKSAQ